A region from the Mercenaria mercenaria strain notata chromosome 7, MADL_Memer_1, whole genome shotgun sequence genome encodes:
- the LOC123554607 gene encoding uncharacterized protein LOC123554607 produces the protein MDASSQEAVLKKKLQAFLAEMLKLGTVKGFKYFAMYMRGREEMVLSVLNHPQSISSPVHSRSDYSEAERKTLSKSESFSSNNLPYDQRSLMLSVRSQMILSTHGVKDVGLPPASPSEEESLPTDEKSTLFLIAGYGRYNCPYVWVRSNHERLVKLTGESREKDCPLKLKSTLKWKDNDVYVWDIIAELVKLCTYPAPRNPFEIDFDYFSMLPLSEKVLATAAMVNILQKILIHTSDHKQYAGPVFEELQLITKHHFGSLEKLVQEQGLPVLQKQQQQQQRSRSLSQNTASRSRTSSYNQPTSPGYQNTPQQQYGYMQTHAMF, from the exons ATGGATGCTTCG TCACAGGAAGCAGTGCTGAAGAAAAAGCTTCAGGCATTCTTGGCTGAAATGTTGAAACTTGGGACAGTAAAGGGTTTCAAATACTTTGCAATGTATATGCGAGGTCGAGAGGAAATGGTTCTTAGTGTTTTGAACCATCCACAG AGCATTTCTAGTCCAGTCCACAGTAGATCTGATTATTCTGAAGCAGAGAGGAAAACGTTGTCTAAATCAGAGAGTTTCAGTTCAAATAACCTACCATACGACCA GAGATCTTTGATGTTGTCTGTCCGTTCACAGATGATTCTCAGCACACATGGTGTAAAAGATGTTGGTTTACCTCCAGCCTCACCTAGTGAAGAGGAATCTTTACCTACT gaTGAAAAATCAACGTTATTCCTCATAGCCGGCTATGGTCGTTATAACTGTCCATACGTGTGGGTGAGATCAAATCATGAAAGACTGGTGAAGCTTACAGGAGAATCAAGAGAAAAAGATTGTCCATTAAAATTAAAGTCAACTTTAAAGTGGAAAGATAATG ATGTGTATGTATGGGACATTATAGCTGAATTAGTGAAGTTGTGTACATATCCTGCCCCAAGAAACCCTTTCGAAATAGATTTTGATTACTTCTCAATGCTGCCGTTATCGGAGAAAGTGTTGGCCACGGCTGCCATGGTGAACATACTACAGAAAATCCTCATACACACATCAGATCATAAACAATACGCTGGACCAG tttttgaagaACTACAGCTTATAACAAAACATCACTTTGGTAGTTTAGAAAAACTTGTTCAAGAACAAGGCCTTCCAGTCCTGCagaagcaacaacaacaacaacagaggtcaaggtcactgtctcAAAATACTGCCTCAAGGTCAAGGACGTCATCATATAATCAGCCAACCAGCCCAGGGTATCAGAACACACCTCAGCAGCAATATGGATACATGCAGACACACGCAATGTTTTGA